Proteins from a single region of Streptomyces spinoverrucosus:
- a CDS encoding YqjF family protein, which yields MSQPPSAPGVEAITPDPPGSTPRPLLTQSWLDLAFLHWAADPEDVAPLLPSGCVPDTLDGVTYVGLVAFRMHRVGWLRLPGVPYLGNFPETNVRLYSVDSHGRRGVVFRSLDASRLLPVAIGRSAFRLPYVWSKMAVSREDTALTYTSTRRLPGPRGAYSRITLRVGEHIAEPTELEHFLTARWGMHTTLLGRPVHLPNTHPRWPLHRAELLKCEENLITAAGLPEPVGEPVSVLYSPGVPVRFGRPVRRRG from the coding sequence GTGTCCCAACCCCCGTCTGCCCCCGGCGTCGAGGCGATAACGCCCGATCCGCCCGGTTCCACGCCGCGTCCGCTTCTCACCCAGTCGTGGCTGGATCTGGCCTTCCTGCACTGGGCCGCCGACCCCGAGGACGTGGCGCCGCTGCTGCCGTCGGGGTGCGTGCCGGACACGTTGGACGGGGTGACGTACGTAGGTCTCGTGGCGTTCCGCATGCATCGGGTCGGCTGGTTGCGGCTGCCCGGTGTGCCATATCTGGGGAACTTTCCGGAGACCAACGTCCGGCTGTACTCGGTCGACAGCCACGGCCGCCGGGGCGTGGTCTTCCGCTCGCTGGACGCCTCCCGGCTGCTGCCGGTGGCGATCGGCCGCTCGGCGTTCCGACTCCCCTACGTCTGGTCGAAGATGGCCGTGTCCCGCGAGGACACCGCCCTGACCTACACCAGCACCCGGCGACTGCCCGGCCCCCGGGGCGCGTACAGCAGGATCACCCTGCGGGTCGGCGAGCACATCGCCGAGCCCACCGAGCTGGAGCACTTCCTGACCGCCCGCTGGGGCATGCACACCACCCTCCTCGGCCGCCCCGTCCACCTCCCGAACACTCACCCGCGCTGGCCCCTGCACCGCGCCGAGCTCCTCAAGTGCGAGGAGAACCTGATCACCGCGGCGGGTCTGCCCGAGCCGGTCGGCGAACCGGTGAGCGTCCTGTACTCACCGGGAGTGCCGGTGCGCTTCGGCCGCCCTGTGCGCCGACGGGGTTAG